One Coffea arabica cultivar ET-39 chromosome 5e, Coffea Arabica ET-39 HiFi, whole genome shotgun sequence DNA segment encodes these proteins:
- the LOC140007047 gene encoding protein FAR1-RELATED SEQUENCE 5-like, with translation MGQDGVLKTHDMVQEIEKGKMGMDGCGRLMSFDLNQEPECDRDTCSEESGGSIGGHEDEEADELVGAIGVDDVMKLTFDTEEEAGEFYNLYAKLSGFGIRKSNAKRDEDGISRFRKWVCCCEGYRNEKWFNYEDRKREAKAITRTGCGACFRVKYDTESVKYVVTRFIMEHNHPLASEASVQHLRSHRKVSDAEYAQAKSLKLVGARICQIMKHFVIKAGGYSNVGFCIKDLYNRMDEERRKDIFNGDAEGALGFLAAKKDADDMFFYKYHVDNEGRLARLFWADSKSRVDFSVFGDVLVFDTTYKTNKYRKPLVVLAGVNNHLNSTIFGCALLSDERIETYEWVLSTFVEAMKGRKPVAVMTDGDSAMRRAIKNLLPDACHRLCSWHLHRNARSNIRCEEFNNRLYDLMARKFSTLEFEDRWARLVNECGVVENEWVKKLYRRRRLWAEAYLRGNFFAGMRSTQRCEKMNAFLNEYLNEKMRLYEFVRSFDLAIAWLRHTESKAVHTSENTKPVLTTILPELEASAAEVFTRNVFFMVRKHLNRQGLLISEGWSEDGGSRTYYYSKYGGHEISWRVVYDRSMEKLICSCMKFESKGIPCAHMFRVMVVEGMNRIPEACISKRWTKGVYSTNNGMKAFVADEQLTQMARYGTLKSSCNSMCYYASYMDDAFNDLQQMFDKHSVDLKEKWIERGYGGDGFAMDSRVMNDRSRRTFGLLDPRVSRCKGDQKHAETKKKRKCGHCRQATTNEHAHTKRIRTTQQFMMIIWKIVWMNRWKNHLKLVRGGATQANGEDKHLHHKHAVAVEGTQVTNKEVQEKDEAQLL, from the exons ATGGGGCAGGATGGGGTGCTTAAAACTCATGACATGGTGCAGGAAATAGAGAAGGGAAAAATGGGGATGGATGGTTGCGGCAGGTTAATGTCATTTGACCTTAACCAAGAACCTGAGTGTGACCGAGACACATGCAGTGAAGAAAGCGGTGGTTCAATAGGAGGACACGAAGATGAGGAGGCAGATGAATTGGTGGGCGCAATAGGCGTGGATGACGTAATGAAATTAACATTTGACACGGAAGAAGAAGCTGGGGAATTTTATAATTTGTATGCGAAACTAAGCGGATTTGGGATTCGTAAAAGTAATGCCAAACGAGATGAAGATGGCATTTCAAGATTTAGAAAATGGGTATGTTGCTGTGAAGGTTATAGGAATGAAAAGTGGTTTAATTATGAAGACCGGAAAAGAGAAGCAAAAGCAATCACAAGGACCGGGTGTGGGGCTTGCTTTCGCGTGAAATATGACACAGAATCGGTAAAGTATGTGGTGACACGTTTCATTATGGAGCACAATCACCCGCTGGCATCAGAGGCAAGTGTGCAACACCTTAGGTCGCATAGAAAAGTGAGCGATGCAGAATATGCGCAGGCAAAAAGTCTAAAGTTGGTTGGGGCCAGAATATGCCAGATAATGAAACATTTTGTTATCAAAGCCGGAGGGTATAGTAACGTGGGATTTTGCATTAAGGATCTGTATAACCGAATGGACGAGGAACGTAGAAAAGATATTTTTAATGGCGATGCAGAAGGGGCACTTGGGTTCTTGGCAGCGAAGAAGGATGCcgatgacatgttcttttatAAATATCATGTAGATAACGAAGGAAGATTGGCAAGGTTGTTTTGGGCAGATTCTAAATCTCGTGTGGACTTCAGTGTATTTGGAGATGTATTGGTGTTTGATACaacatacaaaacaaataaataccgCAAGCCACTAGTTGTACTTGCAGGGGTAAACAACCATTTGAACAGTACTATTTTCGGCTGTGCACTGTTATCAGATGAGAGGATTGAAACATATGAATGGGTGCTAAGTACATTTGTAGAGGCTATGAAAGGTAGAAAGCCAGTAGCAGTGATGACAGATGGTGACAGTGCAATGCGAAGAGCGATAAAGAATCTTCTCCCGGATGCTTGTCACAGGCTATGTTCGTGGCACTTGCATAGGAATGCACGGAGTAATATTCGCTGCGAGGAGTTTAATAACAGGTTGTATGACCTGATGGCGAGAAAGTTTAGCACTCTTGAGTTTGAGGATCGCTGGGCTAGGTTAGTTAATGAATGTGGGGTGGTAGAGAATGAGTGGGTGAAGAAGTTGTACCGTAGGAGAAGGTTATGGGCAGAGGCCTATTTACGCGGTAATTTTTTTGCAGGTATGAGAAGCACTCAAAGGTGTGAGAAAATGAATGCTTTTTTGAACGAGTACTTGAATGAAAAAATGCGACTATATGAATTCGTTAGAAGTTTTGATTTGGCAATAGCATGGCTTCGACATACTGAGAGCAAAGCAGTTCACACAAGCGAAAACACAAAACCAGTCTTAACCACAATCCTGCCCGAATTAGAGGCGAGCGCAGCGGAGGTGTTTACAAGGAATGTGTTCTTCATGGTGAGGAAGCATTTGAACAGGCAGGGACTTCTAATTTCTGAGGGCTGGAGCGAGGATGGAGGGAGTCGTACATATTATTACTCGAAATATGGTGGACACGAAATTAGTTGGAGGGTGGTTTATGATAGGTCAATGGAGAAGCTAATCTGCTCTTGCATGAAATTCGAGTCAAAGGGGATTCCTTGTGCTCACATGTTTCGCGTGATGGTGGTAGAAGGAATGAACAGGATCCCAGAAGCATGCATTTCAAAGCGGTGGACAAAGGGAGTTTACAGTACTAATAATGGAATGAAAGCATTTGTTGCAGACGAACAGCTGACACAAATGGCCAGATATGGCACTTTAAAGTCGAGCTGTAATAGTATGTGTTACTATGCGTCCTACATGGATGATGCGTTTAATGACCTGCAGCAGATGTTTGACAAGCATTCTGTGGACCTAAAGGAGAAGTGGATTGAAAGGGGATATGGGGGAGACGGATTTGCAATGGATTCAAGAGTGATGAACGATAGAAGTAGAAGAACATTCGGGCTGTTAGATCCCAGGGTGTCCCGGTGTAAAGGTGATCAGAAGCATGcagaaacaaagaagaaaagaaagtgtgGTCATTGCAG GCAGGCCACAACCAACGAACATGCCCATACAAAAAGAATTCGCACAACACAGCAGTTCATGATGATCATATGGAAAATTGTTTGGATGAATCGgtggaaaaatcatttgaaattgGTACGGGGTGGAGCGACTCAGGCGAATGGAGAGGACAAGCATTTGCACCACAAGCATGCGGTAGCGGTGGAAGGGACACAGGTGACCAACAAAGAAGTCCAGGAGAAAGATGAGGCACAACTGTTGTGA